One Etheostoma cragini isolate CJK2018 chromosome 6, CSU_Ecrag_1.0, whole genome shotgun sequence DNA window includes the following coding sequences:
- the cblc gene encoding E3 ubiquitin-protein ligase CBL-C isoform X3, with amino-acid sequence MMAAAGPGASLSPKLSSQPPSSGDRRLLDKALRRLGKLREMCTNPRLGLRNSPPYLPDLVSETATLLEEVWKPYRGPKVAGEQVPRGDEAKYLRIHIRNLLDKTERALLLFKEGREKIFEETSSHRRNLTKLSLLFSHMLWELRAMFPGGSFQGDTYRVTMTEAAAFWMQSFGNKCIVQWKRFKEQLQSVHAFEEGMESMALKSTIDLTCNDHISVFEFDIFTRLFQPWRSLIRNWNQLAVTHPGYMAFLTYDQVIARLENYLHRPGSYIFRLSCTRMGQWAIGHVTREGGIVQTIPQNTPLCQALIQGFKENCYLYPDGRNVNPDLTSLCEPSQRAKVKVTEEQYELYCDIGSTFQLCKICAERDKDTRIQPCGHLLCKPCLTGWQQKSTGHTCPYCRCDIRGTESILVEPYLPGSGRWEDEGEDDVEEEDDHEDIELLVKELAALRKFSSLDYQVPRSSLNTPPLPPKNSTTARCPSPFSQSQTLTLDKTFYRSVHSDNKAHRRNKQQTNMDRSAEFLTEATFSSSSHKGGDCGAAWLEPSSPVKQRRRHKEREEWRVGPREEKCDLGEMARRVSS; translated from the exons ATGATGGCGGCAGCCGGTCCAGGGGCCTCCCTGAGCCCAAAATTGAGCTCCCAGCCCCCTTCCAGTGGAGACCGGCGGCTATTGGACAAGGCCCTCAGAAGACTGGGTAAGCTCCGGGAGATGTGCACTAACCCGCGGCTTGGCCTTAGGAACAGTCCACCATACCTGCCAGACCTGGTGTCTGAGACGGCAACACTGCTTGAAGAGGTCTGGAAGCCCTACCGAGGCCCGAAGGTGGCAGGTGAACAGGTGCCGCGAGGAGACGAGGCCAAATACCTGAGGATCCACATCAGAAACCTGCTGGATAAGACAGAAAGGGCTTTGCTGCTGTTCAAAGAGGGACGGGAGAAGATTTTTGAGGAGACATCCAGCCACAG GAGGAACTTGACTAAACTGTCCTTGCTGTTCAGCCACATGCTCTGGGAGCTGAGGGCCATGTTTCCAGGGGGCAGTTTTCAGGGTGACACGTACAGGGTGACTATGACTGAAGCTGCGGCCTTTTGGATGCAATCGTTTGGAAATAA GTGTATAGTGCAGTGGAAGAGATTCAAAGAGCAGCTGCAGAGTGTACATGCATTTGAGGAAGGGATGGAGTCCATGGCTCTGAAGTCAACTATAGATCTCACCTGTAATGACCACATCTCTGTGTTTGAGTTTGACATCTTCACCAGACTCTTTCAG CCTTGGAGGTCACTCATAAGGAACTGGAACCAGCTTGCGGTGACTCATCCAGGCTACATGGCCTTCCTCACCTATGACCAGGTTATAGCTCGTCTGGAAAACTACCTGCATAGACCTGGGAG CTATATTTTCCGTCTTAGTTGCACAAGAATGGGCCAGTGGGCTATTGGCCACGTGACGAGAGAAGGGGGCATCGTCCAGACCATCCCGCAGAATACACCTCTCTGCCAGGCACTCATTCAGGGCTTCAAGGAAAACTG CTATCTGTACCCAGATGGCCGTAACGTGAACCCCGACCTGACAAGCTTGTGTGAACCGTCGCAGAGGGCTAAAGTCAAAGTTACAGAA GAACAGTATGAGCTTTACTGTGATATTGGCAGCACCTTCCAGCTGTGTAAGATCTGTGCAGAGAGGGATAAGGATACTCGTATCCAGCCCTGTGGGCATCTCCTGTGCAAACCCTGCCTCACAGGCTGGCAG CAGAAGTCAACTGGCCACACATGCCCATACTGTCGCTGTGACATCAGAGGAACAGAGTCCATCCTCGTCGAGCCCTACCTGCCTGGCAGCGGCCGGTGGGAGGACGAGGGTGAGGACgatgtggaggaggaagacgacCATGAGGACATTGAACTGCTAGTAAAGGAATTGGCTGCCCTGAGGAAG TTCTCAAGTCTGGATTACCAGGTTCCCAGGTCCAGCCTCAACACTCCACCTCTGCCCCCTAAAAACAGCACAACCGCACGCTGTCCATCTCCCTTCAGCCAATCCCAGACATTGACTTTGGACAAAACTTTCTACCGTTCA GTTCACAGTGACAATAAAGCACATAGAcgaaacaaacaacagacaaacatggATAG AAGTGCTGAATTCCTCACAGAAGCGACGTTTTCGTCTTCCTCTCACAAAGGTGGCGACT gtggaGCAGCATGGCTTG
- the cblc gene encoding E3 ubiquitin-protein ligase CBL-C isoform X5, translated as MMAAAGPGASLSPKLSSQPPSSGDRRLLDKALRRLGKLREMCTNPRLGLRNSPPYLPDLVSETATLLEEVWKPYRGPKVAGEQVPRGDEAKYLRIHIRNLLDKTERALLLFKEGREKIFEETSSHRRNLTKLSLLFSHMLWELRAMFPGGSFQGDTYRVTMTEAAAFWMQSFGNKCIVQWKRFKEQLQSVHAFEEGMESMALKSTIDLTCNDHISVFEFDIFTRLFQPWRSLIRNWNQLAVTHPGYMAFLTYDQVIARLENYLHRPGSYIFRLSCTRMGQWAIGHVTREGGIVQTIPQNTPLCQALIQGFKENCYLYPDGRNVNPDLTSLCEPSQRAKVKVTEEQYELYCDIGSTFQLCKICAERDKDTRIQPCGHLLCKPCLTGWQQKSTGHTCPYCRCDIRGTESILVEPYLPGSGRWEDEGEDDVEEEDDHEDIELLVKELAALRKFSSLDYQVPRSSLNTPPLPPKNSTTARCPSPFSQSQTLTLDKTFYRSVHSDNKAHRRNKQQTNMDSAEFLTEATFSSSSHKGGDCGAAWLEPSSPVKQRRRHKEREEWRVGPREEKCDLGEMARRVSS; from the exons ATGATGGCGGCAGCCGGTCCAGGGGCCTCCCTGAGCCCAAAATTGAGCTCCCAGCCCCCTTCCAGTGGAGACCGGCGGCTATTGGACAAGGCCCTCAGAAGACTGGGTAAGCTCCGGGAGATGTGCACTAACCCGCGGCTTGGCCTTAGGAACAGTCCACCATACCTGCCAGACCTGGTGTCTGAGACGGCAACACTGCTTGAAGAGGTCTGGAAGCCCTACCGAGGCCCGAAGGTGGCAGGTGAACAGGTGCCGCGAGGAGACGAGGCCAAATACCTGAGGATCCACATCAGAAACCTGCTGGATAAGACAGAAAGGGCTTTGCTGCTGTTCAAAGAGGGACGGGAGAAGATTTTTGAGGAGACATCCAGCCACAG GAGGAACTTGACTAAACTGTCCTTGCTGTTCAGCCACATGCTCTGGGAGCTGAGGGCCATGTTTCCAGGGGGCAGTTTTCAGGGTGACACGTACAGGGTGACTATGACTGAAGCTGCGGCCTTTTGGATGCAATCGTTTGGAAATAA GTGTATAGTGCAGTGGAAGAGATTCAAAGAGCAGCTGCAGAGTGTACATGCATTTGAGGAAGGGATGGAGTCCATGGCTCTGAAGTCAACTATAGATCTCACCTGTAATGACCACATCTCTGTGTTTGAGTTTGACATCTTCACCAGACTCTTTCAG CCTTGGAGGTCACTCATAAGGAACTGGAACCAGCTTGCGGTGACTCATCCAGGCTACATGGCCTTCCTCACCTATGACCAGGTTATAGCTCGTCTGGAAAACTACCTGCATAGACCTGGGAG CTATATTTTCCGTCTTAGTTGCACAAGAATGGGCCAGTGGGCTATTGGCCACGTGACGAGAGAAGGGGGCATCGTCCAGACCATCCCGCAGAATACACCTCTCTGCCAGGCACTCATTCAGGGCTTCAAGGAAAACTG CTATCTGTACCCAGATGGCCGTAACGTGAACCCCGACCTGACAAGCTTGTGTGAACCGTCGCAGAGGGCTAAAGTCAAAGTTACAGAA GAACAGTATGAGCTTTACTGTGATATTGGCAGCACCTTCCAGCTGTGTAAGATCTGTGCAGAGAGGGATAAGGATACTCGTATCCAGCCCTGTGGGCATCTCCTGTGCAAACCCTGCCTCACAGGCTGGCAG CAGAAGTCAACTGGCCACACATGCCCATACTGTCGCTGTGACATCAGAGGAACAGAGTCCATCCTCGTCGAGCCCTACCTGCCTGGCAGCGGCCGGTGGGAGGACGAGGGTGAGGACgatgtggaggaggaagacgacCATGAGGACATTGAACTGCTAGTAAAGGAATTGGCTGCCCTGAGGAAG TTCTCAAGTCTGGATTACCAGGTTCCCAGGTCCAGCCTCAACACTCCACCTCTGCCCCCTAAAAACAGCACAACCGCACGCTGTCCATCTCCCTTCAGCCAATCCCAGACATTGACTTTGGACAAAACTTTCTACCGTTCA GTTCACAGTGACAATAAAGCACATAGAcgaaacaaacaacagacaaacatggATAG TGCTGAATTCCTCACAGAAGCGACGTTTTCGTCTTCCTCTCACAAAGGTGGCGACT gtggaGCAGCATGGCTTG
- the cblc gene encoding E3 ubiquitin-protein ligase CBL-C isoform X1 — protein MMAAAGPGASLSPKLSSQPPSSGDRRLLDKALRRLGKLREMCTNPRLGLRNSPPYLPDLVSETATLLEEVWKPYRGPKVAGEQVPRGDEAKYLRIHIRNLLDKTERALLLFKEGREKIFEETSSHRRNLTKLSLLFSHMLWELRAMFPGGSFQGDTYRVTMTEAAAFWMQSFGNKCIVQWKRFKEQLQSVHAFEEGMESMALKSTIDLTCNDHISVFEFDIFTRLFQPWRSLIRNWNQLAVTHPGYMAFLTYDQVIARLENYLHRPGSYIFRLSCTRMGQWAIGHVTREGGIVQTIPQNTPLCQALIQGFKENCYLYPDGRNVNPDLTSLCEPSQRAKVKVTEEQYELYCDIGSTFQLCKICAERDKDTRIQPCGHLLCKPCLTGWQQKSTGHTCPYCRCDIRGTESILVEPYLPGSGRWEDEGEDDVEEEDDHEDIELLVKELAALRKFSSLDYQVPRSSLNTPPLPPKNSTTARCPSPFSQSQTLTLDKTFYRSQVHSDNKAHRRNKQQTNMDRSAEFLTEATFSSSSHKGGDCGAAWLEPSSPVKQRRRHKEREEWRVGPREEKCDLGEMARRVSS, from the exons ATGATGGCGGCAGCCGGTCCAGGGGCCTCCCTGAGCCCAAAATTGAGCTCCCAGCCCCCTTCCAGTGGAGACCGGCGGCTATTGGACAAGGCCCTCAGAAGACTGGGTAAGCTCCGGGAGATGTGCACTAACCCGCGGCTTGGCCTTAGGAACAGTCCACCATACCTGCCAGACCTGGTGTCTGAGACGGCAACACTGCTTGAAGAGGTCTGGAAGCCCTACCGAGGCCCGAAGGTGGCAGGTGAACAGGTGCCGCGAGGAGACGAGGCCAAATACCTGAGGATCCACATCAGAAACCTGCTGGATAAGACAGAAAGGGCTTTGCTGCTGTTCAAAGAGGGACGGGAGAAGATTTTTGAGGAGACATCCAGCCACAG GAGGAACTTGACTAAACTGTCCTTGCTGTTCAGCCACATGCTCTGGGAGCTGAGGGCCATGTTTCCAGGGGGCAGTTTTCAGGGTGACACGTACAGGGTGACTATGACTGAAGCTGCGGCCTTTTGGATGCAATCGTTTGGAAATAA GTGTATAGTGCAGTGGAAGAGATTCAAAGAGCAGCTGCAGAGTGTACATGCATTTGAGGAAGGGATGGAGTCCATGGCTCTGAAGTCAACTATAGATCTCACCTGTAATGACCACATCTCTGTGTTTGAGTTTGACATCTTCACCAGACTCTTTCAG CCTTGGAGGTCACTCATAAGGAACTGGAACCAGCTTGCGGTGACTCATCCAGGCTACATGGCCTTCCTCACCTATGACCAGGTTATAGCTCGTCTGGAAAACTACCTGCATAGACCTGGGAG CTATATTTTCCGTCTTAGTTGCACAAGAATGGGCCAGTGGGCTATTGGCCACGTGACGAGAGAAGGGGGCATCGTCCAGACCATCCCGCAGAATACACCTCTCTGCCAGGCACTCATTCAGGGCTTCAAGGAAAACTG CTATCTGTACCCAGATGGCCGTAACGTGAACCCCGACCTGACAAGCTTGTGTGAACCGTCGCAGAGGGCTAAAGTCAAAGTTACAGAA GAACAGTATGAGCTTTACTGTGATATTGGCAGCACCTTCCAGCTGTGTAAGATCTGTGCAGAGAGGGATAAGGATACTCGTATCCAGCCCTGTGGGCATCTCCTGTGCAAACCCTGCCTCACAGGCTGGCAG CAGAAGTCAACTGGCCACACATGCCCATACTGTCGCTGTGACATCAGAGGAACAGAGTCCATCCTCGTCGAGCCCTACCTGCCTGGCAGCGGCCGGTGGGAGGACGAGGGTGAGGACgatgtggaggaggaagacgacCATGAGGACATTGAACTGCTAGTAAAGGAATTGGCTGCCCTGAGGAAG TTCTCAAGTCTGGATTACCAGGTTCCCAGGTCCAGCCTCAACACTCCACCTCTGCCCCCTAAAAACAGCACAACCGCACGCTGTCCATCTCCCTTCAGCCAATCCCAGACATTGACTTTGGACAAAACTTTCTACCGTTCA CAGGTTCACAGTGACAATAAAGCACATAGAcgaaacaaacaacagacaaacatggATAG AAGTGCTGAATTCCTCACAGAAGCGACGTTTTCGTCTTCCTCTCACAAAGGTGGCGACT gtggaGCAGCATGGCTTG
- the cblc gene encoding E3 ubiquitin-protein ligase CBL-C isoform X4, whose product MMAAAGPGASLSPKLSSQPPSSGDRRLLDKALRRLGKLREMCTNPRLGLRNSPPYLPDLVSETATLLEEVWKPYRGPKVAGEQVPRGDEAKYLRIHIRNLLDKTERALLLFKEGREKIFEETSSHRRNLTKLSLLFSHMLWELRAMFPGGSFQGDTYRVTMTEAAAFWMQSFGNKCIVQWKRFKEQLQSVHAFEEGMESMALKSTIDLTCNDHISVFEFDIFTRLFQPWRSLIRNWNQLAVTHPGYMAFLTYDQVIARLENYLHRPGSYIFRLSCTRMGQWAIGHVTREGGIVQTIPQNTPLCQALIQGFKENCYLYPDGRNVNPDLTSLCEPSQRAKVKVTEEQYELYCDIGSTFQLCKICAERDKDTRIQPCGHLLCKPCLTGWQKSTGHTCPYCRCDIRGTESILVEPYLPGSGRWEDEGEDDVEEEDDHEDIELLVKELAALRKFSSLDYQVPRSSLNTPPLPPKNSTTARCPSPFSQSQTLTLDKTFYRSQVHSDNKAHRRNKQQTNMDRSAEFLTEATFSSSSHKGGDCGAAWLEPSSPVKQRRRHKEREEWRVGPREEKCDLGEMARRVSS is encoded by the exons ATGATGGCGGCAGCCGGTCCAGGGGCCTCCCTGAGCCCAAAATTGAGCTCCCAGCCCCCTTCCAGTGGAGACCGGCGGCTATTGGACAAGGCCCTCAGAAGACTGGGTAAGCTCCGGGAGATGTGCACTAACCCGCGGCTTGGCCTTAGGAACAGTCCACCATACCTGCCAGACCTGGTGTCTGAGACGGCAACACTGCTTGAAGAGGTCTGGAAGCCCTACCGAGGCCCGAAGGTGGCAGGTGAACAGGTGCCGCGAGGAGACGAGGCCAAATACCTGAGGATCCACATCAGAAACCTGCTGGATAAGACAGAAAGGGCTTTGCTGCTGTTCAAAGAGGGACGGGAGAAGATTTTTGAGGAGACATCCAGCCACAG GAGGAACTTGACTAAACTGTCCTTGCTGTTCAGCCACATGCTCTGGGAGCTGAGGGCCATGTTTCCAGGGGGCAGTTTTCAGGGTGACACGTACAGGGTGACTATGACTGAAGCTGCGGCCTTTTGGATGCAATCGTTTGGAAATAA GTGTATAGTGCAGTGGAAGAGATTCAAAGAGCAGCTGCAGAGTGTACATGCATTTGAGGAAGGGATGGAGTCCATGGCTCTGAAGTCAACTATAGATCTCACCTGTAATGACCACATCTCTGTGTTTGAGTTTGACATCTTCACCAGACTCTTTCAG CCTTGGAGGTCACTCATAAGGAACTGGAACCAGCTTGCGGTGACTCATCCAGGCTACATGGCCTTCCTCACCTATGACCAGGTTATAGCTCGTCTGGAAAACTACCTGCATAGACCTGGGAG CTATATTTTCCGTCTTAGTTGCACAAGAATGGGCCAGTGGGCTATTGGCCACGTGACGAGAGAAGGGGGCATCGTCCAGACCATCCCGCAGAATACACCTCTCTGCCAGGCACTCATTCAGGGCTTCAAGGAAAACTG CTATCTGTACCCAGATGGCCGTAACGTGAACCCCGACCTGACAAGCTTGTGTGAACCGTCGCAGAGGGCTAAAGTCAAAGTTACAGAA GAACAGTATGAGCTTTACTGTGATATTGGCAGCACCTTCCAGCTGTGTAAGATCTGTGCAGAGAGGGATAAGGATACTCGTATCCAGCCCTGTGGGCATCTCCTGTGCAAACCCTGCCTCACAGGCTGGCAG AAGTCAACTGGCCACACATGCCCATACTGTCGCTGTGACATCAGAGGAACAGAGTCCATCCTCGTCGAGCCCTACCTGCCTGGCAGCGGCCGGTGGGAGGACGAGGGTGAGGACgatgtggaggaggaagacgacCATGAGGACATTGAACTGCTAGTAAAGGAATTGGCTGCCCTGAGGAAG TTCTCAAGTCTGGATTACCAGGTTCCCAGGTCCAGCCTCAACACTCCACCTCTGCCCCCTAAAAACAGCACAACCGCACGCTGTCCATCTCCCTTCAGCCAATCCCAGACATTGACTTTGGACAAAACTTTCTACCGTTCA CAGGTTCACAGTGACAATAAAGCACATAGAcgaaacaaacaacagacaaacatggATAG AAGTGCTGAATTCCTCACAGAAGCGACGTTTTCGTCTTCCTCTCACAAAGGTGGCGACT gtggaGCAGCATGGCTTG
- the cblc gene encoding E3 ubiquitin-protein ligase CBL-C isoform X2, whose protein sequence is MMAAAGPGASLSPKLSSQPPSSGDRRLLDKALRRLGKLREMCTNPRLGLRNSPPYLPDLVSETATLLEEVWKPYRGPKVAGEQVPRGDEAKYLRIHIRNLLDKTERALLLFKEGREKIFEETSSHRRNLTKLSLLFSHMLWELRAMFPGGSFQGDTYRVTMTEAAAFWMQSFGNKCIVQWKRFKEQLQSVHAFEEGMESMALKSTIDLTCNDHISVFEFDIFTRLFQPWRSLIRNWNQLAVTHPGYMAFLTYDQVIARLENYLHRPGSYIFRLSCTRMGQWAIGHVTREGGIVQTIPQNTPLCQALIQGFKENCYLYPDGRNVNPDLTSLCEPSQRAKVKVTEEQYELYCDIGSTFQLCKICAERDKDTRIQPCGHLLCKPCLTGWQQKSTGHTCPYCRCDIRGTESILVEPYLPGSGRWEDEGEDDVEEEDDHEDIELLVKELAALRKFSSLDYQVPRSSLNTPPLPPKNSTTARCPSPFSQSQTLTLDKTFYRSQVHSDNKAHRRNKQQTNMDSAEFLTEATFSSSSHKGGDCGAAWLEPSSPVKQRRRHKEREEWRVGPREEKCDLGEMARRVSS, encoded by the exons ATGATGGCGGCAGCCGGTCCAGGGGCCTCCCTGAGCCCAAAATTGAGCTCCCAGCCCCCTTCCAGTGGAGACCGGCGGCTATTGGACAAGGCCCTCAGAAGACTGGGTAAGCTCCGGGAGATGTGCACTAACCCGCGGCTTGGCCTTAGGAACAGTCCACCATACCTGCCAGACCTGGTGTCTGAGACGGCAACACTGCTTGAAGAGGTCTGGAAGCCCTACCGAGGCCCGAAGGTGGCAGGTGAACAGGTGCCGCGAGGAGACGAGGCCAAATACCTGAGGATCCACATCAGAAACCTGCTGGATAAGACAGAAAGGGCTTTGCTGCTGTTCAAAGAGGGACGGGAGAAGATTTTTGAGGAGACATCCAGCCACAG GAGGAACTTGACTAAACTGTCCTTGCTGTTCAGCCACATGCTCTGGGAGCTGAGGGCCATGTTTCCAGGGGGCAGTTTTCAGGGTGACACGTACAGGGTGACTATGACTGAAGCTGCGGCCTTTTGGATGCAATCGTTTGGAAATAA GTGTATAGTGCAGTGGAAGAGATTCAAAGAGCAGCTGCAGAGTGTACATGCATTTGAGGAAGGGATGGAGTCCATGGCTCTGAAGTCAACTATAGATCTCACCTGTAATGACCACATCTCTGTGTTTGAGTTTGACATCTTCACCAGACTCTTTCAG CCTTGGAGGTCACTCATAAGGAACTGGAACCAGCTTGCGGTGACTCATCCAGGCTACATGGCCTTCCTCACCTATGACCAGGTTATAGCTCGTCTGGAAAACTACCTGCATAGACCTGGGAG CTATATTTTCCGTCTTAGTTGCACAAGAATGGGCCAGTGGGCTATTGGCCACGTGACGAGAGAAGGGGGCATCGTCCAGACCATCCCGCAGAATACACCTCTCTGCCAGGCACTCATTCAGGGCTTCAAGGAAAACTG CTATCTGTACCCAGATGGCCGTAACGTGAACCCCGACCTGACAAGCTTGTGTGAACCGTCGCAGAGGGCTAAAGTCAAAGTTACAGAA GAACAGTATGAGCTTTACTGTGATATTGGCAGCACCTTCCAGCTGTGTAAGATCTGTGCAGAGAGGGATAAGGATACTCGTATCCAGCCCTGTGGGCATCTCCTGTGCAAACCCTGCCTCACAGGCTGGCAG CAGAAGTCAACTGGCCACACATGCCCATACTGTCGCTGTGACATCAGAGGAACAGAGTCCATCCTCGTCGAGCCCTACCTGCCTGGCAGCGGCCGGTGGGAGGACGAGGGTGAGGACgatgtggaggaggaagacgacCATGAGGACATTGAACTGCTAGTAAAGGAATTGGCTGCCCTGAGGAAG TTCTCAAGTCTGGATTACCAGGTTCCCAGGTCCAGCCTCAACACTCCACCTCTGCCCCCTAAAAACAGCACAACCGCACGCTGTCCATCTCCCTTCAGCCAATCCCAGACATTGACTTTGGACAAAACTTTCTACCGTTCA CAGGTTCACAGTGACAATAAAGCACATAGAcgaaacaaacaacagacaaacatggATAG TGCTGAATTCCTCACAGAAGCGACGTTTTCGTCTTCCTCTCACAAAGGTGGCGACT gtggaGCAGCATGGCTTG